One window of Camelina sativa cultivar DH55 chromosome 4, Cs, whole genome shotgun sequence genomic DNA carries:
- the LOC104783526 gene encoding uncharacterized protein LOC104783526 translates to MKCDQIFGGKVVVLGGDFRQILPVITEGGRVATVLASINSSVLWNSCKVLKLTENLRLRKASNNMDAGALAIFSKWLLDIEDGKINESNSGDVEIEIPDDLLINTSGNPIEAIVKEIYGERFAMRTDPKFFSERAILSPRNDDVDKINQFMLTKLPGEERRYISSDSIETSDTSGHDDMIYTQELLNSIQVSGLPSHVTLTSLK, encoded by the exons ATGAAGTGTGACCAGATATTTGGAGGTAAAGTAGTAGTGTTAGGAGGTGATTTTAGACAAATACTACCTGTTATTACCGAAGGAGGAAGAGTGGcgacagttttagcatctataaactcatctgttctttggaatagttgtaaaGTTCTTAAACTTACCGAAAATTTGAGACTTCGCAAGGCAAGTAATAATATGGACGCGGGTGCTCTCGCTATTTTCTCAAAGTGGCTTCTTGATATCGAGGATGGGAAAATCAACGAGTCAAATAGTGGGGATGTGGAGATTGAAATTCctgatgatttattaattaatacaagtggGAATCCTATTGAAGCAATAGTTAAAGAGATTTACGGAGAACGTTTTGCAATGAGGACTGATCCAAAATTCTTTAGTGAAAGAGCTATTCTAAGTCCAAGGAACGACgatgttgataagataaatcagTTTATGCTTACTAAACTCCCAg GTGAAGAGAGACGATATATTAgctctgatagtattgaaacgtcTGACACAAGCGGACATGatgatatgatctacactcaggaaCTCTTAAACAGTATACAAGTTTCAGGATTGCCAAGCCATGTTACTTTAACTTCTCTCAAATGA